One genomic window of Xanthobacter dioxanivorans includes the following:
- a CDS encoding GntR family transcriptional regulator — protein MTEERAPAQASSTSSVLEVPSSTLKGNQAYESLRREIVSCRILPGTRFTEAELMERLEIGKASCRIALQRLIQDGVVASMPRHGYRVTPITVKDVEEVFALRLVLEPVAARGAAGRVNRAHLERLEQACRVKLTTDVGNQIDFFLEANRSFHMAIAEAAGNQRLCRTLSGLLDEMTRLVALGFGVQGIRPNIDSDHNLLIEHLVAGHADAAAEVARRHVETFRDMTMEKVVASLRDSAALLPVGQATGLLVPAAGGSGERRQARKHRQELHAARWGAA, from the coding sequence GTGACCGAAGAACGTGCACCCGCCCAGGCCTCCAGCACCTCTTCGGTGCTGGAAGTTCCCAGTTCCACGCTGAAGGGGAACCAAGCCTACGAGAGTCTTCGCCGGGAGATCGTCTCCTGCCGCATTCTGCCCGGCACGCGCTTCACCGAGGCCGAGCTGATGGAGCGCCTCGAAATCGGCAAGGCGAGCTGCCGCATCGCCCTCCAGCGCCTCATCCAGGACGGCGTCGTCGCCTCCATGCCGCGCCACGGCTACCGGGTCACGCCCATCACCGTGAAGGACGTGGAGGAGGTGTTCGCGCTTCGCCTCGTGCTGGAGCCGGTGGCGGCGCGCGGCGCGGCGGGCCGGGTCAACCGCGCCCATCTGGAGCGGCTGGAGCAGGCCTGCCGGGTGAAGCTGACCACCGATGTGGGAAACCAGATCGACTTCTTCCTGGAAGCCAACCGCTCCTTCCACATGGCCATCGCCGAGGCGGCGGGCAACCAGCGCCTGTGCCGCACGCTCTCCGGCCTCCTGGACGAGATGACCCGCCTCGTGGCGCTCGGCTTCGGGGTGCAGGGCATCCGGCCCAACATCGACAGCGACCACAACCTTCTGATCGAGCATCTGGTTGCCGGCCATGCCGACGCCGCGGCGGAAGTGGCTCGGCGCCATGTGGAAACCTTCCGCGACATGACCATGGAGAAGGTGGTGGCGAGCCTGCGGGATTCCGCGGCGCTGCTGCCCGTGGGGCAGGCAACGGGCCTGCTCGTGCCGGCCGCAGGGGGGAGCGGTGAGCGTCGTCAGGCTCGAAAGCATCGGCAAGAGCTTCATGCGGCGCGATGGGGAGCAGCTTGA
- a CDS encoding ABC transporter ATP-binding protein, with protein sequence MSVVRLESIGKSFMRRDGEQLEVLRNIDLEVPERSIVALVGASGCGKSTLLNIIAGLVQPDQGKVLLNDVPSRDFRDWRTMAYMFQEDRLFPWRTTAQNVGLGLEAFGVPRAERRERVRKVLELVGLEKFADAFPHELSGGMRSRAALGRSLVTAPAILLMDEPFSKLDPSIRSQMHDEVLRIAALKGMTVIFVTHDVEEAVVLADKIVVLHPRPGRVRETRTVALPYPRNPLSPEVAEDVRLLRLSL encoded by the coding sequence GTGAGCGTCGTCAGGCTCGAAAGCATCGGCAAGAGCTTCATGCGGCGCGATGGGGAGCAGCTTGAAGTGCTGCGCAACATCGACCTGGAAGTCCCCGAGCGCTCCATCGTCGCCCTCGTGGGCGCCTCCGGCTGCGGCAAGAGCACCCTGCTCAACATCATTGCCGGCCTGGTCCAGCCGGACCAGGGCAAGGTGCTGCTCAACGACGTGCCCTCGCGGGACTTCCGCGACTGGCGGACCATGGCCTACATGTTCCAGGAAGACCGCCTCTTCCCCTGGCGCACCACCGCGCAGAATGTTGGGCTCGGCCTTGAAGCTTTCGGCGTGCCCCGTGCGGAGCGGCGCGAGCGGGTGCGCAAGGTGCTGGAACTGGTGGGGCTGGAAAAGTTCGCGGATGCCTTTCCCCACGAACTGTCCGGCGGCATGCGCTCGCGCGCCGCGCTGGGCCGCAGCCTTGTCACCGCGCCGGCCATCCTGCTCATGGACGAGCCCTTCTCCAAGCTCGACCCCTCCATCCGCTCCCAGATGCACGACGAAGTCCTGCGGATCGCCGCCCTCAAGGGCATGACCGTGATCTTCGTCACCCATGATGTGGAGGAAGCGGTGGTGCTCGCCGACAAGATCGTGGTCCTGCACCCCCGCCCCGGCCGCGTCCGGGAGACCCGCACCGTCGCCTTGCCCTATCCGCGCAATCCGCTGTCTCCGGAAGTGGCGGAAGACGTGCGGCTCCTGCGGCTCAGCCTTTGA
- a CDS encoding ABC transporter permease — protein MTLALSAARRTAQQARQERRLRLILLRFILVAAFLLLWQLASLGTPAFILPSPARVWHAWTTLVETPSFWNDFGITFWRITVGFSIAAVVGAVLGIVLGASRLLGELFEPVLVIINTVSSSIWAIFALIWFGLSNWTTIFVVFMTAMPLILTNVWQGTRTVNREYVELAQTFRMSKAKVLTKIYLPTILPLFFAGARLAFGFGARVSIVAETLGASSGIGYRLRQAADLVQTDQVFAWTLTLVTLMIALESIVLKPIERHLFSWRERQSA, from the coding sequence ATGACCCTTGCCCTCTCCGCCGCCCGGCGCACCGCCCAGCAGGCCCGTCAGGAGCGCCGGCTGCGGCTGATCCTCCTGCGGTTCATCCTCGTCGCAGCGTTCTTGCTGCTGTGGCAGCTGGCCTCCCTTGGCACGCCCGCCTTCATCCTGCCGAGTCCGGCACGGGTGTGGCACGCCTGGACCACACTGGTGGAAACGCCGAGCTTTTGGAACGATTTCGGCATCACCTTCTGGCGCATCACCGTCGGCTTCTCCATCGCAGCCGTGGTGGGGGCGGTGCTCGGCATCGTGCTTGGCGCGAGCCGGCTGCTCGGGGAGTTGTTCGAGCCCGTTCTGGTCATCATCAACACGGTCTCGTCCTCCATCTGGGCCATCTTCGCCCTGATCTGGTTCGGCCTGTCCAACTGGACCACCATCTTCGTGGTGTTCATGACCGCCATGCCCCTGATCCTGACCAATGTCTGGCAGGGTACGCGCACGGTGAACCGCGAATACGTGGAACTGGCCCAGACCTTTCGCATGTCGAAGGCGAAGGTGCTGACCAAGATTTACCTGCCCACCATCCTGCCCCTGTTCTTCGCCGGTGCGCGGCTCGCCTTCGGCTTCGGAGCCCGCGTGTCGATCGTGGCGGAGACCCTGGGAGCGTCCAGCGGCATCGGTTACCGGCTGCGGCAGGCGGCGGATCTGGTCCAGACCGATCAGGTCTTTGCCTGGACCTTGACCCTCGTAACTCTGATGATCGCGCTTGAATCCATCGTGTTAAAGCCCATCGAAAGGCACCTGTTCTCCTGGAGGGAGCGCCAATCCGCCTGA
- a CDS encoding ABC transporter substrate-binding protein — MKKFNILATALAFTLSIGSAEAAKVRIGYWSSGVSLGFGSFLEAGKFMEKQGLEVEYVKFPDVNAPTKAMAAGAIDFAIGASAGSALSVASDGLPMSIVLATQVADLDFVVLAESPVTKMEDLKGKKIGMSPAGSATAAITSAILIKNYGMAASDFQAVPGNDSRLAQFLAQKEIDAAALRTVTIALLPELKMRKIGTFREEWKKITGKDAPPVLGVGLMRDAWMKDNPGAPAKVIAGMRSAFEAGKADKDGVAKALMAAGNIPEADAKAYAALWDGIYTVSMEPADIASLKAEFEVFKSVGAVKGTLPDSALNAAPYEASKAIK, encoded by the coding sequence ATGAAGAAATTTAATATCCTCGCAACCGCGCTCGCTTTTACGTTGTCCATCGGGTCGGCGGAAGCCGCGAAGGTGCGCATCGGCTACTGGAGCTCCGGCGTGAGCCTCGGTTTCGGCTCCTTCCTGGAGGCCGGAAAGTTCATGGAAAAGCAGGGACTTGAGGTCGAATACGTCAAGTTCCCGGACGTGAACGCCCCCACCAAGGCCATGGCTGCCGGGGCCATCGACTTTGCCATCGGCGCCAGCGCCGGCAGCGCGCTTTCCGTCGCCTCCGACGGCCTGCCCATGAGCATCGTGCTCGCGACCCAGGTGGCGGATCTGGACTTCGTGGTGCTGGCGGAGTCGCCGGTGACGAAGATGGAGGACCTGAAGGGCAAGAAGATCGGGATGTCGCCTGCCGGCAGCGCCACGGCGGCGATCACCTCCGCGATCCTCATCAAGAATTACGGCATGGCCGCCTCCGACTTCCAGGCGGTGCCGGGCAACGATTCCCGCCTCGCCCAGTTCCTCGCCCAGAAGGAGATCGATGCAGCGGCGCTGCGCACCGTCACCATCGCGCTCCTGCCCGAACTGAAGATGAGGAAGATCGGCACGTTCCGCGAGGAGTGGAAGAAGATCACCGGCAAGGATGCCCCGCCGGTGCTCGGGGTTGGCCTCATGCGCGATGCCTGGATGAAGGACAATCCCGGCGCCCCGGCCAAGGTGATCGCCGGCATGCGCAGCGCCTTCGAGGCGGGCAAGGCCGACAAGGACGGGGTCGCCAAGGCCCTCATGGCGGCCGGCAACATCCCGGAGGCCGACGCCAAGGCTTATGCGGCGCTGTGGGACGGCATCTACACCGTTTCCATGGAGCCCGCCGACATCGCCTCCCTCAAGGCCGAGTTCGAGGTGTTCAAGAGCGTGGGCGCCGTGAAGGGGACCCTGCCCGACTCCGCCCTGAACGCTGCTCCCTACGAGGCCTCCAAGGCCATCAAGTGA
- a CDS encoding SDR family NAD(P)-dependent oxidoreductase, which produces MPKTMKALLLRQHGDVSDLEVVNDYPVPAPKPGEVLIRVGASSFNYHDVFTVKGMPGIKVPLPVIIGLDMAGEIVELGEGVAGWSVGDRVLVNPLNPAKGLMGEMLDGGMAEYCAVSAGQLIKMPGDVSFVDAAALPVAYGTAHRMLVTHKTVKPGDTVLILGASGGVGTGCVMLAKEMGCEVIACAGSEDKMARLKELGADHVVNYRTTDFSKWAVEKYGKPQRRTHEGGVDVVINFTGGDTWAPSLKCVKRGGSILVCGATAGHDPKEDLRYIWSFELKVIGSNSFYHENLSALMDMIQEGRLKPVVDKVLPLEEAAEGLRMIRDREVMGKIVVTP; this is translated from the coding sequence ATGCCCAAGACCATGAAAGCCCTGCTGCTGCGGCAGCACGGCGATGTGAGTGATCTCGAGGTGGTGAACGATTATCCCGTTCCCGCCCCCAAGCCCGGAGAAGTGCTGATCCGCGTCGGTGCCTCCTCGTTCAACTATCACGACGTATTCACCGTGAAGGGCATGCCCGGCATCAAGGTGCCGCTGCCCGTCATCATCGGCCTCGACATGGCCGGCGAGATCGTCGAACTGGGCGAGGGCGTCGCCGGCTGGAGCGTCGGCGACCGGGTTCTCGTGAACCCGCTCAATCCCGCCAAGGGGCTGATGGGCGAGATGCTCGACGGCGGCATGGCGGAATATTGCGCGGTCTCCGCCGGCCAGCTCATCAAGATGCCCGGCGACGTGAGCTTCGTGGATGCGGCGGCGCTCCCGGTGGCGTACGGCACGGCGCACCGCATGCTGGTGACCCACAAGACGGTGAAGCCTGGCGACACGGTGCTCATCCTCGGCGCCTCGGGCGGTGTCGGCACGGGCTGCGTGATGCTTGCCAAGGAAATGGGCTGCGAAGTGATCGCGTGCGCCGGCTCCGAAGACAAGATGGCGCGCCTGAAGGAACTGGGCGCCGATCACGTGGTGAACTACCGCACCACGGATTTCTCCAAATGGGCCGTCGAGAAGTACGGCAAGCCCCAGCGCCGCACCCATGAGGGTGGTGTGGACGTGGTCATCAACTTCACCGGCGGCGACACCTGGGCGCCCTCGCTCAAGTGCGTCAAGCGCGGCGGCTCCATCCTCGTGTGCGGCGCGACCGCCGGCCACGATCCCAAGGAAGATCTCCGCTACATCTGGAGCTTCGAGCTGAAGGTCATCGGCTCCAACAGCTTCTACCACGAAAACCTGTCCGCCCTCATGGACATGATCCAGGAGGGACGCCTCAAGCCCGTGGTGGACAAGGTGCTGCCGCTGGAAGAGGCCGCCGAAGGCCTGCGCATGATCCGTGACCGCGAGGTCATGGGCAAGATCGTCGTCACCCCCTGA
- a CDS encoding PaaI family thioesterase, which yields MSEVPMTKEQVEALLLKGPFHQWLGLCVEEVGEGTIRIRAKWRPEWVVNAERGYAHGGILATLVDLTADWALVSKTGRGVPTVDLRVDYHRAAMQHDLICVGKVIKFGGQLCVSEAQVQDEEGRLLASGRGVYMIPPKA from the coding sequence ATGTCTGAAGTTCCCATGACCAAGGAACAGGTGGAAGCTCTGCTCCTGAAGGGCCCGTTCCACCAATGGCTCGGCCTCTGCGTTGAGGAGGTGGGCGAAGGCACCATCCGCATCCGCGCCAAATGGCGGCCGGAATGGGTGGTGAACGCGGAGCGCGGCTATGCCCATGGCGGCATCCTCGCGACTCTCGTGGACCTCACCGCCGACTGGGCCCTCGTGTCGAAGACCGGGCGGGGCGTCCCCACCGTGGACCTGCGGGTGGACTATCACCGCGCCGCCATGCAGCACGACCTCATCTGCGTGGGCAAGGTCATCAAGTTCGGTGGCCAGCTCTGCGTCTCCGAAGCCCAGGTGCAGGACGAGGAAGGCCGGCTGCTCGCCAGTGGGCGCGGGGTCTACATGATCCCACCCAAGGCCTGA
- a CDS encoding VOC family protein, translating to MAELDHVVINTLTEMDAAADLFAALGFLLTPRGHHSLGSINHLMMTEGAYLELVGVPETGLQRQEVLDSPTGLNGLVLKTGDADATAAALATAGFAPQGPVAFSRPVALDGRQEEARFRTVRLPPGTFPGGRVYFCQHLTPDLVWRPEWLLHPNGFCGIDLFRIESPEPEAQAALFARAFGAPAERNGADWRVPLTAAEIHVAPGSAARFATARLLFSDLDEIARRAGAHAEATWDQQGPAEGRLSIPRLNVNLICRSRR from the coding sequence GTGGCCGAACTTGACCATGTGGTGATCAACACCCTCACGGAGATGGACGCGGCCGCGGACCTCTTCGCGGCGCTGGGCTTCCTGCTCACGCCGCGAGGCCACCATTCGCTCGGCTCCATCAACCATCTGATGATGACCGAAGGCGCCTATCTGGAACTGGTGGGCGTGCCCGAAACCGGGCTCCAGCGGCAGGAAGTTCTGGACAGCCCGACCGGCCTCAACGGCCTCGTGCTGAAGACCGGGGACGCGGACGCAACCGCCGCAGCCCTCGCCACGGCAGGCTTCGCGCCGCAGGGGCCGGTGGCCTTCTCCCGCCCCGTCGCCCTCGACGGGCGACAGGAGGAAGCACGCTTCCGCACCGTGCGGCTTCCCCCTGGCACCTTCCCCGGCGGGCGGGTCTATTTCTGCCAGCACCTGACACCGGACCTGGTGTGGCGGCCGGAATGGCTGCTCCATCCCAATGGCTTCTGCGGCATCGATCTGTTCCGGATCGAGAGCCCGGAGCCCGAGGCGCAGGCCGCGCTGTTCGCCCGCGCCTTCGGCGCGCCCGCGGAGCGCAACGGTGCGGACTGGCGGGTACCGCTCACCGCGGCGGAGATCCACGTTGCGCCGGGGTCTGCGGCGCGCTTCGCCACGGCGCGGCTCCTGTTCTCGGACCTCGACGAGATTGCGCGGCGCGCCGGCGCTCACGCCGAAGCCACCTGGGACCAGCAGGGTCCTGCGGAGGGGCGCCTCTCCATCCCCCGCCTGAATGTCAACTTGATCTGTCGGAGCAGACGATGA
- a CDS encoding class I adenylate-forming enzyme family protein, whose protein sequence is MSIPRNLGDFVSRTGAAERPLIIGLEFDGSARVMSRGAFDALADAFARGLLKRGIRRGERIAILAANRPEYVAVFMGAMRAGIVPVPVNFKFPATTIAQVIEDCGARLVLHDAERLAALAGRAPGVARVSFDGEGEASLAAWLDPGPFVPRTPEPGETALSLYTSGSTGRPKGVLLSHDSHLWVAKTRMEETDLSGERVLIAAPLYHMNALALAILVCASGATAVMLPQFRAVPYIEAISTHGCTFLTAVPPMIAMMLREKETLARADLSGVRMVRMGSAPVNESLAGQIRTLLPNARIINAYGTTEGGPIVFGGHPDGRPAPMGSVGYPHPQVAVRLVHGETPDTGVLEMKSPAIMLGYHNRPDVSSPITPDGYYSTGDVFRRDADGFHFFVGRADDMFVSGGENIFPGEVETVLESHPDVLQACVVPVADEIKGQKPVAFVVRRPGASLDEAALKSYVLANAPAYQHPRRVWFLDQMLLASTNKIDRAALRQRAEAEFKPVTAS, encoded by the coding sequence ATGAGCATTCCCCGCAATCTCGGCGATTTCGTCAGCCGGACAGGGGCGGCCGAGCGCCCCCTCATCATCGGCCTCGAATTCGACGGTTCCGCCCGCGTGATGAGCCGTGGCGCGTTCGACGCCTTGGCTGACGCCTTCGCGCGCGGCCTGCTGAAGCGCGGCATCCGGCGCGGCGAACGCATCGCCATCCTCGCCGCCAACCGGCCGGAGTATGTGGCCGTGTTCATGGGCGCCATGCGCGCGGGCATCGTGCCCGTACCGGTCAATTTCAAGTTCCCCGCCACCACCATCGCGCAGGTGATCGAGGATTGCGGCGCGCGGCTCGTGCTGCATGACGCGGAGCGCCTCGCGGCCCTGGCCGGCCGGGCGCCGGGCGTGGCTCGGGTTTCGTTCGACGGCGAGGGCGAGGCAAGCCTGGCTGCCTGGCTCGATCCCGGCCCGTTCGTGCCGCGGACGCCGGAGCCAGGAGAGACCGCCCTCAGCCTCTACACGTCCGGCTCCACGGGGCGGCCGAAAGGCGTGCTCCTCTCCCATGACTCGCACCTCTGGGTGGCGAAGACCCGCATGGAGGAGACCGACCTCTCCGGCGAGCGCGTTCTCATCGCCGCGCCGCTCTACCACATGAATGCGCTGGCCCTCGCCATCCTCGTCTGTGCCAGCGGGGCGACGGCGGTCATGCTGCCGCAGTTCAGGGCAGTGCCTTATATCGAGGCCATCAGCACCCATGGCTGCACCTTCCTGACCGCCGTTCCGCCAATGATCGCCATGATGCTGCGGGAGAAGGAGACACTGGCGCGGGCCGACTTGTCCGGGGTGCGCATGGTGCGCATGGGCTCGGCGCCGGTGAACGAGTCCCTCGCCGGGCAGATCCGCACGCTGCTGCCCAACGCGCGCATCATCAACGCCTACGGCACCACGGAGGGCGGCCCCATCGTGTTCGGCGGCCATCCCGATGGGCGCCCGGCCCCCATGGGCTCGGTCGGCTATCCGCACCCGCAGGTGGCGGTGCGGCTGGTGCACGGCGAGACGCCGGACACCGGCGTGCTGGAAATGAAGAGCCCCGCCATCATGCTCGGCTATCACAACCGGCCCGACGTAAGCTCCCCCATCACGCCCGACGGCTATTACAGCACCGGCGACGTTTTCCGGCGGGACGCGGACGGCTTCCATTTCTTCGTCGGCCGCGCCGACGACATGTTCGTGAGCGGCGGCGAGAACATCTTCCCCGGCGAGGTGGAGACGGTGCTGGAGAGCCATCCGGATGTGCTTCAGGCCTGCGTGGTGCCGGTGGCGGACGAGATCAAGGGACAGAAGCCGGTGGCCTTCGTGGTGCGCCGGCCGGGAGCAAGCCTCGATGAGGCGGCGCTCAAGAGCTATGTGCTGGCCAACGCCCCGGCCTACCAGCATCCGCGCCGGGTGTGGTTCCTGGACCAGATGCTGCTGGCCTCCACCAACAAGATCGATCGCGCCGCCCTGCGCCAGCGTGCAGAGGCCGAATTCAAGCCGGTGACCGCATCATGA
- a CDS encoding PLP-dependent cysteine synthase family protein has protein sequence MNALPTMEARPKAIEDRAWVDEAVRRIEADINRSADTHLIRLPLPGAPGITLYLKDESSHPTGSLKHRLARSLFLYALCNGWIGPSTTIIESSSGSTAISEAYFARLLGLRFIAVMPRSTSPEKVAAIAFEGGEPHLIDGWDTSGEARRLAATLGGHYMDQFTFAERATDWRGNNNIAESIFDQMAREPHPVPRWIVCGAGTGGTAATLGRFVRYRKFATRICLADPVASVFHRHHADRSVRQVAACTSVIEGIGRTQVEPSFIPDLVDRTVVVPDAASIAAARKVSALIGRSCGGSTGTNIIACLALIGEMTARGQDGSIVTLLCDSGERYRSTLYDDAWLATQGFDLSQHSARLDAVFGSRP, from the coding sequence ATGAACGCCCTGCCGACCATGGAGGCCCGCCCGAAGGCCATTGAGGACCGCGCCTGGGTGGATGAGGCGGTGCGGCGCATAGAGGCGGATATCAACCGCTCGGCCGACACCCATCTCATCCGCCTGCCCCTGCCGGGCGCCCCCGGCATCACGCTTTATCTGAAGGATGAATCGAGCCATCCCACGGGCAGCTTGAAGCACCGTCTGGCCCGCTCGCTCTTCCTCTATGCGCTGTGCAACGGATGGATCGGTCCGAGCACCACCATCATCGAGTCATCCTCGGGCTCCACGGCCATCTCGGAAGCCTATTTCGCGCGCCTGCTGGGCCTTCGTTTCATTGCAGTGATGCCCCGCAGCACGTCGCCCGAAAAGGTGGCCGCCATCGCCTTCGAGGGCGGCGAGCCCCATCTCATCGATGGCTGGGACACGTCCGGCGAGGCGCGCCGGCTCGCCGCCACGCTGGGCGGTCATTACATGGACCAGTTCACCTTCGCCGAGCGGGCAACCGACTGGCGCGGCAACAACAACATCGCAGAATCCATCTTCGACCAGATGGCGCGCGAGCCCCATCCGGTGCCGCGCTGGATCGTCTGCGGCGCCGGAACCGGCGGCACGGCGGCGACCCTCGGCCGGTTCGTGCGCTACCGCAAGTTTGCCACCCGCATCTGCCTCGCGGACCCCGTGGCGTCGGTGTTCCACCGCCATCACGCCGACCGCTCGGTGCGGCAGGTGGCGGCCTGCACGAGCGTGATCGAGGGCATCGGCCGCACGCAGGTGGAACCGTCCTTCATCCCCGACCTGGTGGACCGGACGGTGGTGGTGCCCGACGCCGCCAGCATCGCCGCCGCGCGCAAGGTGAGCGCCCTCATCGGACGGTCCTGCGGCGGGTCCACCGGCACAAACATCATCGCCTGCCTCGCCCTCATCGGCGAGATGACGGCGCGCGGGCAGGATGGCTCCATCGTCACGCTGCTCTGCGATTCCGGAGAACGCTACCGCTCCACGCTCTATGACGACGCGTGGCTCGCCACGCAGGGCTTCGACCTTTCTCAACACAGTGCGCGGCTCGACGCGGTCTTTGGATCGCGCCCATGA
- a CDS encoding gamma-glutamyltransferase family protein, with translation MSRRIGAQIMPSAFDWDIGYPSRRLPVFGNNVVSTSHPLAAQAGLKMLWKGGNAVDAAVAAAAAMTIVEPCSNGLGSDAFCILWDGGQLHGLNASGCAPRAWTADYFRAKYGADARTPPMRGWDSVTIPGAVASWVALSERFGRLPFADLLEPAIEVAERGYLVSTNVQHKWTAAANLPQLARQPGFAETFLPKGRAPHVGEHFRLAAAARALRLIAETKGRAFYEGEIAQALDAHARAHGGALTVSDLAGYSAQWVEPVAKDYRGSTVHEIPPNGQGIAALIALGILSHFDLAGLGADSVAAQHLQIEAMKLAFADVYRYVADPAAMELSPADMLDDGYLATRARLIDPARATPFAPGNPVKGGTIYLTAADASGMMVSFIQSNYMGFGSGVVLPDYGISLQNRGFGFSLDAQAPNGVAPGKRPFHTIIPGFLTRDGAPVMSFGVMGGNMQPQGHVQTLVRMLDFGQNPQAACDAPRWRFEQGLTINVEAGADPSLVDGLSALGHDVAPLTDSYMDFGAGQFIWRMGDPSLEGYAAASDPRRDGQAVVG, from the coding sequence ATGAGCCGCCGGATCGGGGCACAGATCATGCCGTCCGCCTTCGACTGGGACATCGGCTATCCCTCCCGCCGCCTGCCGGTGTTCGGCAACAATGTGGTGTCGACCTCCCATCCCCTTGCGGCGCAGGCAGGCCTGAAGATGCTCTGGAAGGGCGGCAATGCGGTGGATGCCGCCGTCGCCGCCGCCGCTGCCATGACCATTGTGGAGCCCTGCTCCAACGGCCTCGGATCGGACGCCTTCTGCATCCTGTGGGACGGCGGGCAACTGCATGGCCTCAATGCCTCCGGCTGTGCCCCGCGGGCCTGGACGGCCGATTATTTCCGCGCGAAGTACGGCGCCGATGCCCGCACGCCCCCCATGCGCGGCTGGGACAGCGTGACCATTCCCGGCGCGGTGGCGAGCTGGGTGGCGCTCTCGGAGCGGTTCGGCCGCCTGCCGTTCGCCGACCTGCTGGAACCCGCCATCGAAGTGGCGGAGCGCGGCTATCTCGTCTCCACCAACGTGCAGCACAAATGGACCGCCGCTGCGAACCTGCCCCAGCTCGCGCGTCAGCCGGGCTTTGCCGAGACGTTCCTGCCAAAGGGGCGCGCGCCCCATGTGGGCGAGCATTTCCGCCTCGCAGCCGCCGCGCGCGCCTTGCGTCTTATCGCGGAGACCAAGGGCCGCGCCTTCTACGAGGGCGAGATCGCGCAGGCGCTGGACGCGCACGCCCGCGCCCATGGCGGCGCGCTGACGGTTTCGGACCTCGCCGGCTACAGTGCGCAATGGGTCGAGCCGGTGGCGAAGGACTATCGCGGCTCCACCGTCCACGAGATCCCGCCCAACGGGCAGGGCATCGCCGCGCTCATCGCGCTGGGCATACTCTCGCACTTCGACCTTGCCGGCCTCGGCGCCGACAGCGTCGCGGCGCAGCACCTCCAGATCGAGGCCATGAAACTCGCCTTCGCCGACGTGTATCGCTATGTGGCGGACCCTGCGGCCATGGAGCTTTCGCCCGCCGACATGCTGGACGATGGCTATCTTGCCACCCGTGCCAGACTGATCGACCCCGCCCGCGCCACCCCCTTCGCGCCCGGAAATCCGGTGAAGGGCGGCACCATCTACCTCACGGCCGCGGACGCCTCGGGCATGATGGTGAGCTTCATCCAGAGCAATTACATGGGCTTCGGCTCCGGCGTGGTGCTGCCGGATTATGGCATCTCCCTGCAGAACCGGGGCTTCGGCTTCAGCCTCGACGCGCAAGCGCCCAATGGCGTGGCGCCCGGCAAGCGGCCATTCCACACCATCATTCCCGGCTTCCTCACCCGCGACGGTGCGCCCGTCATGAGCTTTGGCGTGATGGGCGGCAACATGCAGCCGCAGGGGCATGTGCAGACCCTCGTGCGCATGCTGGACTTCGGCCAGAATCCGCAGGCCGCATGCGATGCCCCGCGCTGGCGCTTCGAGCAGGGCCTGACCATCAATGTGGAGGCTGGCGCCGACCCGTCCCTCGTCGATGGCCTGTCCGCCCTCGGGCACGACGTGGCGCCGCTGACCGACAGCTACATGGACTTCGGCGCCGGCCAGTTCATCTGGCGCATGGGCGATCCGTCGCTGGAAGGCTACGCCGCCGCGAGCGACCCGCGCCGCGACGGTCAGGCCGTGGTGGGCTGA